From a region of the Streptacidiphilus albus JL83 genome:
- a CDS encoding HAD family hydrolase, producing MPTRTAATPRTLQAVLFDMDGTLVDTEDLWRHAVEREADLLGLMLGPEDQSDILGRPVEHTAAHLHRRSGTARSLASLVTALDRRFAALVEDQVVPLPGALELLDAVQAAGIRTALVSASPRNVVDIVLEALGRRRFSVSFAAGETPATKPAPDPYLAAVAALGLSADSCVAVEDTPVGIASAEAAGCAVVAVPSAVTITPAPARAVVGSLLDVDLPLLHALVANR from the coding sequence GTGCCCACCCGCACCGCCGCCACACCCCGTACCCTGCAGGCCGTCCTCTTCGACATGGACGGCACCCTCGTGGATACGGAGGACCTGTGGCGGCACGCGGTGGAACGCGAGGCCGACCTCCTGGGCCTGATGCTCGGCCCCGAGGACCAGTCGGACATCCTCGGCCGTCCGGTCGAGCACACCGCCGCCCACCTGCACCGCCGCAGCGGCACCGCCCGCAGCCTGGCCTCCCTGGTCACCGCGCTGGACCGGCGTTTCGCCGCGCTGGTCGAGGACCAGGTCGTCCCGCTGCCCGGCGCGCTGGAACTGCTGGACGCCGTCCAGGCCGCCGGGATCCGCACCGCACTGGTGTCGGCCTCGCCCCGGAACGTCGTCGACATCGTGCTGGAGGCGCTCGGACGCCGCCGCTTCAGCGTCTCCTTCGCCGCCGGGGAGACCCCGGCGACCAAGCCCGCGCCCGACCCCTACCTGGCCGCCGTCGCGGCGCTGGGGCTGAGCGCGGACTCCTGTGTCGCGGTCGAGGACACCCCCGTCGGCATCGCCTCGGCCGAGGCCGCGGGCTGCGCCGTGGTGGCCGTCCCCTCCGCCGTGACGATCACCCCCGCGCCCGCCCGGGCCGTGGTCGGCAGCCTGCTCGACGTGGACCTTCCGCTGCTCCACGCCCTGGTCGCGAACCGGTAG
- a CDS encoding ABC transporter ATP-binding protein: MSNAAPTVATATAPVTGTSATVEFRQLRRSFGATTALDGLDLTVQPGELLALLGPSGCGKTTALRMLAGFETPDSGEVLLDGESILGVPAHRRDAGMVFQSYSLFPHLNARDNVAFGMRMRGVATAERRKQADEMLELVGLPEHGDRYTHQLSGGQQQRIALARALALRPRVLLLDEPLSALDAKVRLNLREEIRRLQQELGITTLFVTHDQEEALSMADRVAVMRGGRLEQIATPAELYARPATAFVAEFVGTMNRIPGRIGAEPDQVEVLGQRLPVDGHPVALNTDVDVLVRPENLLLEAGDGGAVVTGTTFLGAVTRLTVRLDDGSVLKADLSTHEAAALPAGSSVTVRLPERPVLVDARTVA; the protein is encoded by the coding sequence ATGTCGAACGCGGCCCCCACCGTCGCCACCGCCACCGCACCCGTCACCGGGACCAGCGCCACCGTCGAGTTCCGGCAGCTGCGCCGCAGCTTCGGCGCGACCACCGCGCTGGACGGCCTGGACCTCACCGTCCAGCCGGGCGAGCTGCTCGCCCTGCTCGGCCCCTCGGGCTGCGGCAAGACCACCGCGCTGCGGATGCTCGCCGGCTTCGAGACCCCCGACTCCGGCGAGGTGCTGCTGGACGGCGAGTCCATCCTGGGCGTGCCGGCGCACCGGCGCGACGCCGGCATGGTGTTCCAGTCCTACAGCCTCTTCCCGCACCTCAACGCCCGCGACAACGTGGCCTTCGGGATGCGGATGCGCGGCGTAGCCACCGCCGAGCGCCGCAAGCAGGCCGACGAGATGCTGGAGCTGGTCGGTCTGCCCGAGCACGGCGACCGCTACACCCACCAGCTCTCCGGCGGCCAGCAGCAGCGGATCGCGCTGGCCCGCGCCCTCGCGCTGCGCCCCCGGGTGCTGCTGCTGGACGAGCCGCTCTCGGCGCTGGACGCCAAGGTCCGGCTGAACCTCCGCGAGGAGATCCGCCGGCTCCAGCAGGAGCTGGGGATCACCACCCTGTTCGTCACCCACGACCAGGAGGAGGCCCTGTCGATGGCCGACCGGGTCGCGGTCATGCGCGGTGGCCGGCTGGAGCAGATCGCCACCCCCGCCGAGCTCTACGCCCGTCCCGCCACCGCGTTCGTGGCCGAGTTCGTCGGCACCATGAACCGCATCCCCGGCCGGATCGGCGCCGAGCCGGACCAGGTCGAGGTGCTCGGCCAGCGACTCCCGGTGGACGGCCACCCGGTCGCGCTCAACACCGACGTCGACGTCCTGGTGCGCCCGGAGAACCTGCTGCTCGAAGCCGGCGACGGCGGAGCCGTGGTCACCGGTACCACCTTCCTCGGCGCGGTCACCCGGCTCACCGTCCGGCTGGACGACGGCTCCGTGCTCAAGGCCGACCTCTCCACCCACGAGGCCGCCGCGCTCCCGGCCGGCAGCAGCGTCACGGTTCGGCTGCCCGAGCGCCCGGTGCTGGTCGACGCCCGTACTGTGGCCTGA
- a CDS encoding DNA-3-methyladenine glycosylase family protein, producing the protein MAAVRSWRPGWAFDLHGTLGVLRRGPGDPSYRATPDGALWRASRTPGGPGTLRLTVSPGEGLVGAQAWGPGADWLLDRLPALLGADDDPSGFDPAAHPVLRDAHRRHPGLRLVRTGLVLESLVPAVLEQKVTVEEAHRAWRRLLTRFGTPAPGPAPEGMRLAPSARDWAMVPSWAWHEAGVDAKRAATVVRAVRLAPRLERASAAPADEAAALLTTVPGIGVWTVAETTQRCNGDADAVSVGDFHLSNTVGWALAGRERTDDAGMLELLRPFAGHRHRVCRLIRLIRVHAPRRGPRYSPHDFRRM; encoded by the coding sequence GTGGCGGCGGTCCGCAGTTGGCGTCCCGGCTGGGCCTTCGACCTGCACGGCACGCTGGGAGTGCTGCGGCGCGGCCCGGGCGACCCGTCCTACCGGGCCACCCCCGACGGGGCGCTGTGGCGGGCCTCGCGCACCCCCGGCGGCCCCGGGACACTGCGGCTGACGGTCAGCCCCGGCGAGGGGCTGGTCGGCGCGCAGGCGTGGGGGCCCGGCGCGGACTGGCTGCTCGACCGCCTCCCGGCGCTGCTCGGCGCGGACGACGACCCCTCCGGCTTCGACCCGGCCGCGCACCCGGTGCTGCGCGACGCCCACCGCCGCCACCCCGGGCTCCGACTGGTCCGGACCGGGTTGGTGCTGGAGTCACTGGTGCCCGCCGTCCTGGAACAGAAGGTCACCGTCGAGGAGGCCCACCGCGCCTGGCGGCGGCTGCTCACCCGGTTCGGCACGCCCGCGCCCGGACCCGCCCCCGAGGGCATGCGGCTCGCGCCCTCGGCCCGGGACTGGGCCATGGTCCCCTCCTGGGCCTGGCACGAGGCGGGGGTGGACGCCAAGCGGGCCGCGACCGTGGTCCGCGCGGTGCGGCTCGCGCCCCGGCTGGAGCGGGCCTCGGCCGCCCCGGCGGACGAGGCCGCGGCGCTGCTCACCACCGTCCCCGGGATCGGCGTCTGGACCGTCGCGGAGACCACCCAGCGCTGCAACGGCGACGCCGACGCCGTGTCGGTCGGCGACTTCCACCTGTCCAACACCGTCGGCTGGGCCCTGGCCGGGCGCGAGCGCACCGACGACGCCGGGATGCTGGAGCTGCTCCGGCCCTTCGCCGGGCACCGGCACCGGGTCTGCCGGCTGATCCGGCTGATCCGGGTGCACGCGCCGCGCCGAGGCCCCCGCTACTCGCCGCACGACTTCCGCCGGATGTGA
- a CDS encoding glycosyltransferase family 2 protein — protein MNATPASPEPDDRPADRASAPVPAVSVIMPVLNESRYLRDSVERILAQEYPGDVEVVIALGPSTDDTDAIAAELVAETAGTAREVRTVRNPTGRTPAGLNAAIRGSRHPVVVRVDGHGLLTPGYIATAVRLLDGTGAVNVGGIMHAEGETEWEKAVAAAMTSRIGVGNAAFHTGGEAAPADTVYLGVFRREVLERQGGYNEEFLRAQDWELNYRIRQDGGLVWFTPDLRVTYRPRPSVRALARQYHDYGRWRRVVTRYHRGSVNLRYLAPPAAVLGVGLGLVGGAVLSPWLLVLPGGYVAAIAAGSLREGRGLSVAARAQLPVALATMHMSWGWGFLTSPRSLARRVIASTAPAPGSVGAGPGAATRPA, from the coding sequence ATGAACGCCACCCCCGCCTCTCCGGAACCGGACGACCGGCCCGCGGACCGGGCTTCCGCCCCGGTCCCCGCCGTCTCGGTGATCATGCCCGTGCTCAACGAGTCCCGCTACCTGCGCGATTCCGTCGAGCGGATCCTCGCGCAGGAGTACCCAGGTGACGTCGAGGTGGTGATCGCGCTCGGTCCGTCCACCGACGACACCGACGCGATCGCCGCCGAGCTCGTGGCCGAGACCGCCGGCACCGCGCGCGAGGTGCGGACGGTGCGCAACCCGACCGGGCGGACCCCGGCCGGCCTCAACGCCGCGATCCGGGGCTCACGCCACCCGGTCGTGGTCCGGGTCGACGGGCACGGGCTGCTGACGCCCGGCTACATCGCCACCGCCGTCCGGCTGCTGGACGGGACCGGTGCGGTCAACGTCGGCGGGATCATGCACGCCGAGGGCGAGACCGAGTGGGAGAAGGCCGTCGCCGCCGCGATGACCTCCCGGATCGGGGTCGGCAACGCCGCCTTCCACACCGGCGGCGAGGCGGCCCCGGCCGACACCGTCTACCTCGGCGTGTTCCGGCGCGAGGTGCTGGAACGGCAGGGCGGCTACAACGAGGAGTTCCTCCGGGCCCAGGACTGGGAGCTGAACTACCGGATCCGCCAGGACGGCGGGCTGGTCTGGTTCACCCCGGACCTGCGGGTGACCTACCGCCCCCGGCCCAGCGTCCGGGCCCTGGCCCGGCAGTACCACGACTACGGCCGCTGGCGCCGGGTGGTCACCCGCTACCACCGGGGCTCGGTCAACCTCCGCTACCTGGCCCCGCCGGCCGCCGTGCTCGGCGTCGGGCTCGGCCTGGTCGGCGGCGCGGTGCTCAGCCCCTGGCTGCTGGTGCTGCCCGGCGGCTACGTGGCGGCGATCGCGGCCGGCTCGCTGCGCGAGGGCCGGGGCCTGTCGGTCGCGGCCCGGGCCCAACTGCCGGTCGCCCTGGCCACCATGCACATGTCCTGGGGCTGGGGCTTCCTGACCAGCCCCCGGTCCCTGGCCCGCCGGGTGATCGCCAGCACTGCCCCGGCCCCGGGCTCGGTCGGCGCCGGACCCGGCGCCGCCACCCGCCCGGCCTGA
- a CDS encoding LCP family protein, producing the protein MTSDNASPRGDRKQPGRRRAGGRSSSRSSSGTRGRRLLPRGPLVRRVALGCGLLVVLGCVGGWGYVSYLDGNIKHGALSFGDQGVAQPDAGGGTPLNILLIGSDTRDTAADLALGGSHDSVGGPAHADVEMLLHVSADRSNASLISIPRDTMVDIPACTDPATGKVYPESPHEQITDSLSHGGPGCTVYTWHQLTGIHIDHYMMVDFGGVVSMADAIGGVPVCTTDNVADPYSHLRLTKGDHVVQGVQALEWLRSRHGFGDGSDLYRTQVQHMYLTSMMRRLTSAGTLTDPGRVLSLADAATRALTVDDGLDSVGKLVGLAAQLRDLRPERLTTATMPYAADPSNPRAWVIPMPGDAQRLFAMVRGDVPLDARGPAAPPPSPAAQPARPAASASGDDSASGDASASGDASPSGAAPGPSAVRLLVENGSGVPGRATALTAALREAGFAQARNGHNAPLRQLSTSLAYPPADAAAAAAVAAALHLPPGSLRQAAELDRPTLVIGADWPDGEAFPTVSTPSAGAVPTSAPLQSGDQTRCAKVNPVYSW; encoded by the coding sequence TTGACCAGCGACAACGCCTCACCACGCGGTGACCGAAAGCAGCCAGGACGACGGCGCGCCGGTGGCCGGAGCAGCAGCCGGAGCAGCAGCGGCACCCGGGGGCGGCGGCTGCTGCCACGCGGGCCGCTGGTCCGCCGGGTGGCGCTGGGCTGCGGACTGCTGGTGGTGCTGGGCTGCGTCGGCGGCTGGGGCTACGTCTCCTACCTGGACGGCAACATCAAGCACGGTGCGCTGAGCTTCGGCGACCAGGGCGTGGCCCAGCCGGACGCCGGCGGCGGCACCCCGCTGAACATCCTGCTGATCGGCTCGGACACCCGGGACACCGCCGCCGACCTGGCCCTCGGCGGCTCCCACGACTCCGTCGGCGGACCGGCGCACGCGGACGTGGAGATGCTGCTGCACGTGTCGGCGGACCGCAGCAACGCCTCGCTGATCAGCATTCCGCGCGACACCATGGTGGACATCCCCGCCTGCACCGATCCGGCGACCGGCAAGGTCTACCCGGAGTCGCCGCACGAGCAGATCACCGACAGCCTGTCGCACGGCGGCCCCGGCTGCACCGTCTACACCTGGCACCAGTTGACGGGCATTCACATCGACCACTACATGATGGTCGACTTCGGCGGCGTGGTCAGCATGGCGGACGCCATCGGCGGCGTCCCGGTGTGCACCACCGACAATGTCGCCGACCCGTACTCGCACCTGCGGCTGACCAAGGGCGACCATGTGGTGCAGGGCGTCCAGGCGTTGGAGTGGCTGCGCTCCCGGCACGGCTTCGGCGACGGCAGCGACCTCTACCGGACCCAGGTCCAGCACATGTACCTGACCTCGATGATGCGCCGGCTGACCTCCGCCGGGACGCTCACCGACCCGGGCCGGGTGCTCTCCCTCGCCGACGCCGCGACCAGGGCGCTGACCGTGGACGACGGCCTGGACAGCGTCGGCAAACTGGTCGGCCTGGCGGCGCAGTTGAGGGACCTCAGGCCGGAGCGGCTGACCACGGCGACCATGCCCTACGCGGCCGACCCGAGCAATCCCCGGGCCTGGGTGATCCCGATGCCGGGTGACGCGCAGCGGCTGTTCGCGATGGTGCGCGGCGACGTCCCGCTGGACGCCCGCGGCCCGGCCGCACCGCCGCCGTCGCCCGCCGCGCAGCCGGCCCGGCCGGCCGCCTCCGCGAGCGGGGACGACTCAGCGAGCGGGGACGCCTCCGCGAGCGGCGACGCCTCCCCGAGTGGGGCCGCGCCGGGGCCGTCCGCCGTCCGGCTGCTGGTCGAGAACGGCAGCGGGGTGCCGGGGCGCGCCACCGCGCTCACCGCCGCCCTGCGCGAGGCCGGCTTCGCCCAGGCCAGGAACGGGCACAACGCCCCGCTGCGGCAGCTGAGCACCTCGCTGGCCTATCCCCCGGCCGACGCGGCCGCGGCGGCCGCCGTGGCCGCCGCGCTGCACCTGCCGCCGGGCAGCCTGCGACAGGCCGCCGAGCTGGACCGGCCGACGCTGGTGATCGGTGCGGACTGGCCCGACGGCGAAGCCTTCCCGACCGTCTCCACCCCCTCGGCGGGTGCGGTGCCGACCAGCGCCCCGCTGCAGAGCGGCGACCAGACCAGGTGCGCCAAGGTGAACCCGGTCTACAGCTGGTGA
- a CDS encoding ABC transporter permease — translation MAGVSTLDPTAGLSRAKAPARKREGRPRLGRGAVMLIAAVYFIGPILCSFIFTVDDPVKGFTLSAYSQIFSVSGLWPALQLSLLLALATIVVVFLLLIPTVIAIRLGSPRLRSVVEFVCMLPLVVPSIALTSGINILLRWGSDNLQTTPFWDTLVFIQNASFPIILVLAYVVMALPLAFRTLDAGMRALDVRTLLEAAQNNGASRTRAIFTVVLPNLRGAMVNAGMLTLALVLGEFTVSSILGYEPFSVWIVNGNSAGDGPVTTAVSITSLVLTWVVLLALSATGRRKAASAPTA, via the coding sequence ATGGCTGGTGTGAGCACCCTCGACCCGACCGCGGGCCTGTCCCGCGCGAAGGCCCCCGCCCGCAAGCGCGAGGGCCGGCCGCGCCTCGGACGCGGCGCGGTGATGCTGATCGCCGCGGTCTACTTCATCGGCCCGATCCTGTGCTCGTTCATCTTCACGGTGGACGACCCGGTGAAGGGCTTCACCCTCAGCGCCTACAGCCAGATCTTCAGCGTCAGCGGCCTCTGGCCGGCGCTGCAGCTCTCGCTGCTGCTGGCGCTCGCCACCATCGTGGTGGTCTTCCTGCTGCTGATCCCGACCGTGATCGCGATCCGGCTCGGCAGCCCCCGGCTGCGCTCGGTGGTCGAGTTCGTCTGCATGCTGCCGCTGGTGGTGCCCTCCATCGCACTGACCTCGGGCATCAACATCCTGCTCCGCTGGGGCAGCGACAACCTGCAGACCACGCCCTTCTGGGACACCCTGGTCTTCATCCAGAACGCCAGCTTCCCGATCATCCTGGTGCTGGCCTACGTGGTGATGGCGCTGCCGCTGGCCTTCCGCACCCTGGACGCCGGGATGCGCGCGCTGGACGTCCGCACCCTGCTGGAGGCCGCGCAGAACAACGGCGCCAGCCGCACCCGGGCCATCTTCACCGTCGTGCTGCCCAACCTGCGCGGCGCGATGGTCAACGCCGGGATGCTCACCCTGGCCCTGGTCCTCGGCGAGTTCACCGTCTCCTCGATCCTCGGCTACGAGCCCTTCTCGGTCTGGATCGTCAACGGCAACTCGGCCGGCGACGGCCCGGTCACCACCGCCGTCTCCATCACCAGCCTGGTCCTGACCTGGGTCGTGCTGCTCGCCCTGTCCGCCACCGGCCGCCGCAAGGCCGCCTCCGCCCCCACCGCCTAG
- a CDS encoding ABC transporter substrate-binding protein, translated as MTSSRTRAAALTGCLVAAALTLSACGSATSSKTASTGGGSSANAATATSAAQFGGMDALVAAAKKEGTLNVITLPSNWANYGAIMAAFTQKYGIKISDENPEGSSQDEINAVTTRKGQNRAPDVLDLGGAFALSGAAQGLFAPYKVATFSDIPAGQADPNGLWTNDYGGYISIGCNATKIAVCPKTFADLLKPEYKGEVALNGDPTQANAAFSGVFAAALSNGGSLSNITPGLAYFTKLKKAGNFNPVQATQATVESGETPITVDWDYLSAGYASAFKSKGINWQVSVPSDGVYASYYNQAINKWAPHPAAARLWEEFLYSTQGQNLFLQGFARPVEFAAMQSAGTLDSAAAALLPTVSGTATFPTQAQITSAKATVASGWAAAIAG; from the coding sequence GTGACCTCCTCCCGTACCCGGGCCGCCGCCCTCACCGGCTGCCTGGTGGCCGCAGCGCTCACCCTCAGCGCTTGTGGCTCCGCGACTTCGTCCAAGACTGCTTCCACCGGCGGCGGCAGCAGCGCCAACGCCGCCACCGCCACCTCCGCCGCCCAGTTCGGCGGCATGGACGCCCTGGTGGCTGCGGCCAAGAAGGAGGGGACGCTGAACGTGATCACCCTCCCCAGCAACTGGGCCAACTACGGCGCGATCATGGCCGCGTTCACCCAGAAGTACGGGATCAAGATCAGCGACGAGAACCCCGAGGGCTCCAGCCAGGACGAGATCAACGCGGTCACCACCCGCAAGGGCCAGAACCGCGCCCCCGACGTGCTCGACCTCGGTGGCGCCTTCGCCCTGAGCGGTGCCGCCCAGGGTCTGTTCGCCCCCTACAAGGTCGCCACCTTCTCCGACATCCCGGCCGGCCAGGCCGACCCGAACGGGCTCTGGACCAACGACTACGGCGGCTACATCTCCATCGGCTGCAACGCCACGAAGATCGCGGTCTGCCCGAAGACCTTCGCCGACCTGCTCAAGCCCGAGTACAAGGGCGAGGTGGCCCTGAACGGTGACCCGACGCAGGCCAACGCGGCCTTCTCCGGCGTCTTCGCCGCGGCGCTGTCCAACGGCGGTTCGCTGAGCAACATCACCCCGGGTCTCGCCTACTTCACCAAGCTGAAGAAGGCCGGCAACTTCAACCCGGTCCAGGCGACCCAGGCCACCGTCGAGTCGGGCGAGACCCCGATCACCGTCGACTGGGACTACCTGAGCGCCGGCTACGCCTCCGCGTTCAAGTCCAAGGGCATCAACTGGCAGGTCAGCGTCCCCTCGGACGGCGTCTACGCCTCGTACTACAACCAGGCCATCAACAAGTGGGCGCCGCACCCGGCCGCTGCCCGCCTGTGGGAGGAGTTCCTCTACAGCACCCAGGGCCAGAACCTCTTCCTCCAGGGCTTCGCCCGCCCGGTCGAGTTCGCCGCCATGCAGTCCGCCGGCACCCTGGACTCGGCCGCCGCCGCGCTCCTGCCGACGGTGAGTGGCACGGCGACCTTCCCGACCCAGGCCCAGATCACGTCCGCCAAGGCGACTGTCGCCTCCGGCTGGGCCGCGGCCATCGCGGGGTGA
- a CDS encoding GntR family transcriptional regulator produces MAARHEEIAEELRQAIDRGEYPVGGTLPTESELASRYEVSRGTVRQAVAALTAEGRIGSRQGARRVVLGNRRSQSFAELRSFAQWARAMGRTATGLVIEQSRRPATPEDAERLLIDIGDPVLQVLRIRGLDGEPALVERNVYPMWMAEAVERIPPDSESVVQALYEDIGIIFAYGEHIIDAVAAGTQDAELLGIRRGGPLLRIRRTTTTHAGRPIEWSDDRYRSGTVSFAIANSIGSNPLARHAG; encoded by the coding sequence ATGGCTGCACGCCACGAGGAGATCGCCGAGGAACTGCGTCAGGCCATCGACCGGGGGGAGTACCCGGTCGGAGGCACCCTCCCCACCGAGAGCGAACTGGCCTCCCGCTACGAGGTCTCGCGGGGCACGGTCCGTCAGGCCGTGGCCGCGCTCACCGCCGAGGGCCGGATCGGCTCCCGGCAGGGCGCCCGCCGGGTCGTCCTCGGCAACCGGCGCAGCCAGAGCTTCGCCGAGCTCCGCAGCTTCGCCCAGTGGGCCCGCGCCATGGGGCGCACCGCGACCGGCCTGGTGATCGAGCAGTCGCGCCGCCCGGCCACCCCGGAGGACGCCGAGCGGTTGCTGATCGACATCGGCGACCCGGTGCTCCAGGTACTCCGGATCCGGGGGCTGGACGGGGAGCCGGCCCTGGTCGAGCGCAATGTCTACCCGATGTGGATGGCCGAGGCGGTGGAGCGGATCCCGCCGGACTCGGAGTCGGTCGTCCAGGCCCTCTACGAGGACATCGGCATCATCTTCGCCTACGGCGAGCACATCATCGACGCGGTCGCGGCCGGCACCCAGGACGCCGAGCTGCTCGGCATCCGGCGCGGCGGGCCGCTGCTGCGGATCCGGCGCACCACCACCACCCACGCCGGACGGCCGATCGAATGGTCGGACGACCGCTACCGCTCCGGCACGGTCAGCTTCGCCATCGCCAACTCGATCGGCTCCAACCCGCTGGCTCGGCACGCCGGCTGA
- a CDS encoding LytR C-terminal domain-containing protein: MVRARWARTPTRPTCGPSIRPPASTGCSAPASAPAPRRSPRRPRHRPDRPRPGRARPGGPPPRGARTGPWVGGALCFLLLTGGVGGYLLLRGGGSGTAAAAGTAAASCRPSAAAPAATPSPSIEPAVSGSFLNGPKSDPIGIRVTVMDGSGTFGQAEAVLEWMQNDKDYLRSSNGGPAPAVIPRTTLVYAPDHVSQARALAAAMGLPASALHGDGNTSGDIGRMVLTLGQDFHGIGKPFAAPVTAAPSSPAPANAAGQGKDGCGSP; this comes from the coding sequence ATGGTGCGGGCCCGGTGGGCGAGGACCCCGACCCGGCCGACCTGTGGACCCTCGATCCGGCCACCGGCGAGTACCGGATGCTCCGCCCCGGCGAGCGCCCCCGCCCCGCGCCGCAGCCCCCGGCGGCCCCGTCACCGGCCCGACCGGCCACGGCCCGGCCGGGCCCGGCCGGGCGGCCCGCCGCCGCGCGGGGCCCGCACCGGGCCCTGGGTCGGCGGCGCCCTCTGCTTCCTGCTGCTGACCGGCGGCGTCGGCGGCTACCTGCTGCTGCGCGGCGGTGGCAGCGGCACCGCCGCGGCGGCCGGGACCGCCGCGGCGAGCTGTCGTCCGTCCGCCGCCGCTCCGGCCGCGACGCCGAGCCCGAGCATCGAACCAGCGGTCTCCGGCAGCTTCCTGAACGGGCCGAAGTCCGACCCCATCGGCATCCGGGTCACCGTCATGGACGGCAGCGGCACCTTCGGCCAGGCCGAGGCGGTCCTGGAGTGGATGCAGAACGACAAGGACTACCTGCGGTCCAGCAACGGCGGACCGGCCCCGGCGGTCATCCCGAGGACCACCCTGGTCTACGCCCCCGACCATGTCTCCCAGGCGCGGGCGCTGGCCGCCGCGATGGGCCTGCCGGCCTCGGCGCTGCACGGCGACGGCAACACCAGCGGCGACATCGGGCGAATGGTGCTGACGCTCGGTCAGGACTTCCACGGCATAGGCAAGCCGTTCGCGGCCCCCGTCACCGCCGCCCCGTCCTCCCCGGCCCCGGCCAACGCCGCCGGCCAGGGGAAGGACGGATGCGGCAGCCCGTAG
- a CDS encoding ABC transporter permease, with protein MDPTTPTGVAGAVPSRRRLRSSLRKAAAGRAAVLPLIIFVAVAFGLPAVAMAYGAFTSYAPGQPSSYTMGNVSASLEGGYLTALLGSVKLSATAALVATVFGLLLAQAIVTSRFEMLRHVVLSASGVLANFGGVPLAFAFVATLGNAGVLTTRLHLAQAGWSLYSFWGLTLVYLYFLIPLMVLTVIPSLDGLRRQWREAAQNNGAGVWQYWRYVALPVLTPSLLGGFVLLFGSAFAAYATAAAMVGASVPLITLQIADALNGNVSASASNVALAMSLDMVVISVLVMALYIPLQRRSARWLV; from the coding sequence ATCGACCCCACCACCCCCACCGGGGTAGCCGGGGCCGTCCCCTCCCGCCGCCGCCTGCGCAGCTCGCTGCGCAAGGCGGCGGCGGGGCGGGCCGCCGTCCTGCCCCTGATCATCTTCGTCGCCGTGGCTTTCGGCCTCCCCGCCGTCGCCATGGCCTACGGTGCGTTCACCAGCTACGCACCCGGCCAGCCCAGCAGCTACACCATGGGCAATGTGAGCGCCTCGCTGGAGGGCGGCTACCTGACCGCGCTCCTCGGCAGCGTCAAGCTGTCCGCGACCGCCGCGCTGGTCGCGACCGTCTTCGGGCTGCTGCTCGCCCAGGCGATCGTCACCTCCCGGTTCGAGATGCTGCGCCACGTCGTGCTCAGCGCCTCCGGGGTGCTCGCCAACTTCGGCGGCGTCCCGCTGGCCTTCGCCTTCGTCGCCACCCTCGGCAACGCCGGCGTGCTGACCACCCGGCTGCACCTGGCCCAGGCGGGCTGGAGCCTCTACAGCTTCTGGGGCCTGACCCTGGTCTACCTGTACTTCCTGATCCCGCTGATGGTGCTGACGGTCATCCCCTCACTGGACGGCCTGCGCCGCCAGTGGCGCGAGGCCGCGCAGAACAACGGCGCCGGGGTCTGGCAGTACTGGCGCTACGTGGCCCTGCCGGTGCTGACGCCCTCGCTGCTCGGCGGCTTCGTGCTGCTCTTCGGCTCGGCCTTCGCCGCCTACGCCACCGCCGCCGCGATGGTCGGCGCCTCGGTGCCGCTGATCACGCTGCAGATCGCCGACGCGCTCAACGGCAACGTCTCCGCCAGTGCCAGCAACGTCGCCCTGGCGATGAGCCTGGACATGGTCGTCATCTCGGTGCTGGTCATGGCCCTGTACATACCCCTGCAACGCCGGAGTGCCCGATGGCTGGTGTGA
- a CDS encoding TIGR03089 family protein translates to MSQTPLSGAATPADLLRSALASDPARPLVTYYDDATGERVELSVKTFDNWVAKTANLLQDDLAAAPDDRVALLLPAHWQTAIWLFACWSVGLTVCPGGDPAEAALVVSGPDTLDTALACPGERVALALRPLGGRFPELPAGFVDYAAEVPAQGDRFVPYAPVDADRPALIVDGELLTGARTVALAAEQAAELGLSAGDRVLSTLSYDDWAGLGGGLLAPLAAGASVVLCRNSEQLEPEVMEQRIASERVTHRIG, encoded by the coding sequence ATGAGCCAGACACCCCTCAGCGGCGCAGCGACCCCCGCCGATCTGCTGCGCTCCGCCCTCGCGTCCGACCCGGCCCGACCGCTGGTCACCTACTACGACGATGCCACCGGCGAGAGAGTCGAACTCTCCGTCAAGACCTTCGACAACTGGGTGGCGAAGACCGCCAACCTGTTGCAGGACGATCTCGCCGCGGCCCCCGACGACCGGGTGGCGCTGCTGCTGCCCGCGCACTGGCAGACCGCCATCTGGCTGTTCGCCTGCTGGTCCGTCGGGTTGACGGTCTGTCCGGGCGGCGACCCGGCCGAGGCCGCGCTGGTGGTGAGCGGCCCGGACACGCTGGACACCGCACTGGCCTGTCCCGGCGAGCGGGTGGCGCTGGCGCTGCGTCCGCTGGGCGGCCGGTTCCCGGAGCTCCCGGCCGGGTTCGTGGACTACGCGGCCGAGGTCCCGGCCCAGGGCGACCGCTTCGTGCCGTACGCCCCGGTGGACGCCGACCGGCCGGCCCTGATCGTCGACGGCGAGCTGCTGACCGGCGCGCGGACGGTGGCGCTGGCCGCCGAGCAGGCGGCCGAACTCGGGCTGTCGGCCGGCGACCGGGTGCTCAGCACCCTGTCCTACGACGACTGGGCCGGGCTCGGCGGCGGGCTGCTGGCGCCGCTGGCGGCGGGCGCCTCGGTGGTGCTGTGCCGCAACAGCGAGCAGTTGGAGCCCGAGGTCATGGAGCAGCGCATCGCCTCCGAGCGGGTCACCCACCGGATCGGCTGA